A window of Methylomagnum ishizawai contains these coding sequences:
- a CDS encoding non-ribosomal peptide synthetase — translation MACIRACAADTLEADIDGIDPHRPLNEQGIDSLISMDLAARIERATGVKLSPAIIEELGTVTALAERVAHATSQEAALPPPATTTATALPDSGTSIRVVKQATPGLLDGLQATATTLPAPGPGQVQIRVHAAGLNFRDLMIALDSLPEARGEPLGLEFCGEIQALGANVEGFEVGQRVFGLAPGAMAAAVNVNADLLAPAPADLNDAECAALPVAYLTALRCLELPEFLPAPRRSILIHAATGGLGQATLRLAQAAGMDIFATAGSPDKRAWLEAQGVAKAMDSRRLDFADEILVATQGRGVDLVLNSLTGAAVDRGLACLAAGGVFIEVGKTDLRDPADIALRHPSRHYRIYDLVAEIRTQPAQVGRWLRALGERIAQGGLPPLPVETFALDAARNAFQQMARARHRGKIVLLAEPPTRRKPTPPPDIDAPVADFPLAVVGYSGRFPGAEDCAALWEVLRAGRPVTGTVPAGRWSQRELALFSSGLPDPARLQRGGFLVGAEDFDAAGFGFSPREARATDPRQRLLLEETWRALHAAGLDWSGPGASLRPANIGMFVAADAGDYGFKRATAGARGDQLALAGNLPSSLAARLAHVFDCAGPALTLDLSCSASLGALWAARQALAQGDCHCAVVAAVSLHSTPMLASQLAAADLLSARGQSLPFTVEADGLVPAEACVALVVKPLAQAQADGDAIHAVLRGIGVAHDGSGRGFTLPDAGHLADLYAATLDRAGVSAEQIDLISAHGVGMRGGDAAEITALTRTFAAVASPRPLTTAKPLLGHTLAAAGLTALVHAILQLRHQRLLPVGLAGRSLIPEWDATRFHVPAEPTAWPARPEGQPRRVLLNTFAINGGLGAAIVEDAPPGTAPAMPFPRLPARQLQRRRFWPELDTGPGFDPDPVEPTPAETAADGLREELGELLQEAPERLDLEADPVALGLSSVLAIELQHRLRRRYGLELGLDEILGVARLADLLPRLAEGGVPLPTPSVPPDDAPHAPFPLTALQAAYWSGRQPDVPLGGTDCQVYWEFECAKPWPVADLEAAWNRLVAAHPMLRAVIDGDARQRVLGEVPAYRFEVLDLADAPDAAQQRQNLRDTLATAAIDPGVWPLFRIAVSRVGNSQRLHCALNLLVMDVLSLYSLLDELALLADSPAATCASPAVSFRQCVQAVRDAAEGEAWRKAESFWAARGPRLPPAPDLPMTQPLGHLGRLSTRRFQTRLTADAWRGIAAEAKQRGHSASVAFLAVFAATLAHWTRSPHFTLNLTTHTRPPLHPEVNRVVGNFTGTVLLDVAVEAGQPFRALAARVGSRLREHLGQTAYPGVQVLRRRAAALGWDAGLMPVVFTSMLGYESLRSGGKTAAAPLIGSLIHGATRTPQVTLDAQVQADAEGVLLSWDVAEGVFPEGLPEAMFAAWTEAARALAEAAGWEEDIPARIARHEAAVRAIANADTSPIPDEALYAPFLRQAAAHPDRSALIAPGRSLSYGELVGQCAGLAIQLRALGARPGALVAVAMEKGWRQVMAAIAVQMAGAAYLPLAVDLPAARFQQLVERGEVRIALTEAGRTLAWPAGVEVVAIDERGPEPGDPADLPPVDPDSLAYVIFTSGSTGEPKGVMLSHRAALNTCLDINRRFALGPEDRGLALSALSFDLSVWDIFGMLAAGAALVLPRPASANDPAYLAGLMREQRITVWNSVPMYLELFLAGEPAPTDVAALRVAMLSGDWIALGLAGRLRAVAPAARVHSLGGATEAAIWSIHHPIEDAPRPGWPSVPYGRALDNQTMQVLDADLQPCPDGVAGDLYIGGIGLALGYWRDPERTAAAFIVHPANGERLYRTGDLARWREAGLLEFLGRRDGQVKIDGFRVELGEIEAVLRTHPVVREAVAVAPADGQGRRRLAAFCLLDADTSPAVLLDHLRSRLPAYMIPKELRILDRLPLNDNEKIDRRALAEWAFRAGTEPPVPTAAVDAGELERRLTALWGDIIGEARGTPCVPDPRRNLFELGADSLMAVVASRRIVRDLGVSCTVTEIFSHATIARLAKALAERMPRAAVPPVSAVPSVASAAPPVRADRRRAFRSRLD, via the coding sequence GTGGCCTGCATACGGGCTTGTGCCGCCGACACCTTGGAAGCCGATATCGATGGGATCGATCCCCACCGGCCCTTGAACGAGCAAGGTATCGATTCGCTGATTTCCATGGATTTGGCCGCCCGGATCGAACGCGCGACCGGGGTTAAGCTGAGTCCCGCTATCATCGAGGAACTGGGGACCGTAACCGCCCTGGCCGAGCGCGTGGCCCACGCCACCAGCCAGGAAGCCGCCCTGCCACCGCCAGCCACCACGACCGCGACGGCGCTTCCAGACTCAGGCACCTCGATCCGCGTCGTCAAACAAGCGACGCCCGGACTGTTGGATGGCCTCCAAGCCACGGCGACCACCTTACCCGCGCCCGGCCCCGGCCAAGTCCAAATCCGTGTCCACGCCGCCGGATTGAATTTCCGCGATTTGATGATCGCCCTCGATTCCCTGCCGGAAGCGCGGGGCGAGCCTTTGGGTTTGGAGTTCTGCGGGGAAATCCAAGCCTTGGGCGCGAACGTCGAAGGCTTCGAGGTGGGGCAGCGGGTGTTCGGGCTCGCTCCTGGGGCCATGGCGGCGGCGGTGAACGTTAACGCTGATTTATTGGCCCCGGCCCCCGCCGATCTCAATGATGCCGAATGCGCCGCCCTGCCTGTGGCCTACCTCACCGCCCTGCGCTGTTTGGAGTTGCCGGAATTCCTCCCGGCTCCGCGCCGTTCCATCCTGATCCACGCCGCCACCGGCGGTTTGGGGCAAGCCACCTTGCGTTTGGCCCAGGCGGCGGGCATGGACATCTTCGCCACCGCTGGCAGCCCTGATAAACGCGCTTGGCTCGAAGCCCAGGGCGTGGCGAAGGCGATGGATTCGCGGCGGCTGGATTTCGCCGATGAAATCCTGGTCGCGACCCAGGGCCGTGGGGTCGATCTGGTCTTGAATTCACTGACTGGCGCGGCGGTGGATCGCGGCTTGGCTTGCCTCGCGGCAGGCGGGGTCTTTATCGAGGTGGGTAAAACCGACCTCCGCGACCCGGCGGATATCGCCCTGCGCCATCCCAGCCGCCATTACCGGATTTACGATCTGGTGGCGGAAATCCGTACCCAACCCGCCCAGGTGGGTCGCTGGTTACGGGCACTGGGGGAGCGCATCGCCCAGGGTGGATTGCCGCCCTTGCCGGTCGAAACCTTCGCTTTGGACGCGGCGCGGAATGCTTTCCAGCAGATGGCCCGCGCCCGCCATCGCGGCAAGATCGTCCTGTTGGCGGAGCCGCCAACCCGCCGGAAACCAACCCCGCCGCCGGATATCGATGCCCCGGTGGCGGATTTTCCTTTGGCCGTGGTCGGTTATTCGGGCCGTTTCCCCGGCGCGGAGGATTGCGCGGCGTTGTGGGAGGTGTTGCGGGCCGGACGGCCTGTGACCGGCACGGTTCCCGCCGGGCGTTGGTCGCAGCGCGAATTGGCCTTGTTTTCCAGTGGCCTACCCGACCCGGCCCGGTTGCAGCGCGGTGGCTTCCTGGTCGGGGCCGAAGATTTCGACGCCGCCGGGTTCGGGTTCTCGCCCCGCGAGGCCCGCGCCACCGATCCGCGCCAACGCCTGTTGTTGGAAGAAACCTGGCGTGCCCTCCACGCCGCCGGCCTCGATTGGAGCGGTCCCGGTGCTAGCCTGCGCCCCGCCAATATCGGCATGTTCGTCGCCGCCGATGCCGGGGATTATGGGTTCAAGCGGGCCACGGCGGGGGCGCGGGGCGATCAACTCGCCCTGGCCGGTAATCTGCCGTCTTCGCTGGCGGCACGCTTGGCCCATGTGTTCGACTGCGCGGGACCGGCCCTGACCCTGGACCTGTCCTGTTCTGCTTCGCTGGGTGCCCTGTGGGCGGCGCGGCAGGCCTTGGCACAGGGCGATTGCCACTGCGCGGTGGTGGCGGCGGTCAGCCTGCATTCGACGCCGATGCTGGCGTCCCAGCTCGCGGCGGCGGATTTGCTGTCGGCGCGGGGGCAGAGCCTACCGTTCACCGTGGAGGCCGATGGCTTGGTGCCCGCCGAAGCCTGCGTGGCCCTGGTGGTCAAACCGCTGGCCCAAGCCCAGGCCGATGGCGACGCCATCCACGCGGTTTTGCGCGGGATCGGGGTGGCCCACGACGGCTCGGGACGCGGTTTCACCCTACCCGATGCCGGACATCTGGCCGATCTTTACGCCGCGACCCTGGACCGGGCCGGGGTGTCCGCCGAACAAATCGATTTGATTTCCGCCCATGGCGTGGGCATGCGCGGCGGGGACGCCGCCGAAATCACCGCCTTGACCCGGACCTTCGCCGCGGTCGCAAGCCCCCGCCCGCTGACCACGGCCAAGCCCTTGCTCGGCCATACCTTGGCGGCGGCGGGATTGACCGCCCTGGTCCATGCCATCCTGCAACTCCGGCATCAGCGCCTGTTGCCGGTCGGATTGGCGGGCCGGAGCTTGATTCCCGAATGGGACGCCACGCGCTTCCATGTCCCCGCCGAACCCACCGCTTGGCCCGCCCGCCCGGAGGGCCAGCCCCGCCGGGTCTTGCTGAATACCTTCGCCATCAATGGCGGTTTGGGCGCGGCCATCGTCGAAGATGCCCCGCCCGGCACCGCGCCCGCGATGCCATTTCCCCGCCTGCCCGCCCGCCAGTTGCAGCGGCGGCGGTTTTGGCCGGAGTTGGACACCGGCCCCGGCTTCGACCCCGATCCGGTCGAACCCACCCCGGCGGAAACCGCCGCCGATGGCCTGCGCGAAGAACTGGGCGAATTGTTGCAGGAAGCGCCCGAACGGCTGGATTTGGAGGCCGATCCGGTGGCCCTGGGCTTGTCGAGTGTCCTGGCCATCGAATTGCAGCACCGTCTGCGCCGCCGCTATGGGTTGGAGCTGGGACTGGACGAGATTCTTGGGGTGGCGCGGTTGGCCGACTTGCTGCCGCGCTTGGCGGAAGGTGGCGTGCCCTTGCCTACGCCGTCGGTCCCGCCCGATGACGCGCCGCACGCGCCCTTCCCCCTGACCGCGTTGCAAGCCGCCTATTGGAGCGGACGCCAGCCCGATGTGCCCTTGGGCGGAACCGATTGCCAAGTCTATTGGGAATTCGAGTGCGCGAAACCCTGGCCGGTGGCCGACCTCGAAGCCGCCTGGAACCGGCTGGTGGCGGCGCATCCGATGCTGCGGGCGGTAATCGACGGCGATGCCCGCCAGCGGGTGTTGGGCGAGGTGCCCGCTTACCGCTTCGAGGTTCTGGACCTCGCCGACGCCCCGGACGCCGCCCAACAGCGCCAGAATCTACGCGACACCCTGGCAACCGCCGCCATCGATCCCGGCGTTTGGCCGCTGTTCCGTATCGCCGTGAGCCGCGTGGGCAACAGCCAACGCCTGCATTGCGCCCTGAACCTATTGGTGATGGACGTGTTGAGCCTGTATTCCCTGCTCGATGAGCTGGCGTTGTTGGCCGATAGCCCGGCGGCGACCTGCGCCAGCCCGGCGGTCAGCTTCCGGCAATGCGTACAAGCCGTGCGGGATGCCGCCGAGGGTGAGGCTTGGCGCAAAGCCGAAAGCTTCTGGGCGGCACGCGGCCCCCGACTGCCCCCGGCCCCGGACCTGCCCATGACCCAGCCTTTGGGACATCTGGGCCGCTTGTCCACCCGCAGGTTCCAAACACGGCTCACGGCGGACGCATGGCGGGGCATCGCCGCCGAAGCCAAGCAACGGGGGCATAGCGCCAGCGTGGCGTTCCTGGCCGTGTTCGCCGCCACCCTGGCCCATTGGACCCGCTCGCCCCATTTCACCCTGAACCTGACCACGCATACCCGCCCCCCCCTGCATCCCGAGGTCAACCGCGTGGTGGGCAATTTCACCGGGACCGTGCTGCTGGATGTGGCGGTCGAGGCCGGACAGCCGTTCCGGGCCTTGGCGGCGCGGGTTGGCTCGCGTTTGCGCGAACATCTGGGCCAGACCGCCTATCCGGGCGTCCAGGTCTTGCGTCGCCGCGCCGCCGCCTTGGGCTGGGATGCGGGTCTGATGCCGGTGGTGTTCACCAGTATGTTGGGCTACGAAAGCCTGCGCAGCGGTGGCAAAACCGCCGCCGCGCCCTTGATCGGCAGCCTGATCCATGGCGCGACCCGCACCCCGCAAGTCACCTTGGATGCCCAGGTCCAGGCCGATGCCGAGGGGGTTTTGCTGAGTTGGGACGTGGCCGAGGGCGTGTTTCCCGAGGGACTCCCCGAAGCGATGTTCGCGGCCTGGACCGAAGCCGCCCGCGCTCTGGCCGAAGCCGCAGGCTGGGAGGAGGATATTCCCGCCCGCATCGCCCGCCACGAAGCTGCAGTACGGGCCATCGCCAACGCCGATACCAGCCCCATTCCCGACGAAGCGCTGTATGCGCCGTTCTTGCGCCAAGCCGCCGCCCATCCCGACCGCAGCGCCTTGATTGCGCCTGGGCGCAGCCTGAGCTACGGCGAACTGGTCGGGCAATGCGCTGGTCTCGCCATCCAGTTGCGGGCCTTGGGTGCCCGGCCCGGCGCATTGGTCGCCGTGGCGATGGAAAAGGGGTGGCGGCAAGTCATGGCGGCCATCGCGGTGCAAATGGCCGGTGCCGCTTATTTGCCGCTGGCGGTCGATTTGCCCGCCGCCCGGTTCCAACAGCTCGTCGAACGTGGCGAAGTGCGTATCGCCCTGACCGAAGCCGGGCGCACGCTCGCATGGCCCGCCGGGGTCGAGGTTGTCGCCATCGACGAGCGGGGGCCGGAACCGGGCGATCCCGCCGACCTGCCGCCGGTCGATCCCGATAGCTTGGCCTATGTGATTTTCACCTCGGGTTCCACCGGCGAACCCAAGGGCGTCATGTTGAGCCATCGCGCCGCGCTCAACACCTGCCTCGATATCAACCGCCGCTTCGCGCTCGGTCCCGAGGACCGGGGCTTGGCCTTGTCGGCCCTGAGTTTCGACCTATCGGTTTGGGATATCTTCGGAATGTTGGCGGCGGGGGCCGCTTTGGTATTGCCCCGGCCCGCTTCGGCCAACGATCCGGCTTATCTGGCCGGGTTGATGCGCGAACAGCGGATCACGGTGTGGAACAGTGTGCCCATGTACCTGGAACTGTTCCTGGCCGGGGAGCCTGCGCCCACGGATGTGGCGGCTTTGCGGGTGGCGATGCTGTCCGGCGATTGGATCGCGTTGGGATTGGCCGGGCGTTTACGGGCCGTGGCCCCGGCGGCGCGGGTGCATTCCCTGGGCGGGGCCACCGAGGCCGCGATTTGGTCGATCCACCATCCCATCGAGGACGCGCCCCGGCCCGGTTGGCCGTCGGTGCCTTATGGCCGGGCCTTGGATAACCAAACCATGCAGGTGCTGGACGCCGACCTACAGCCCTGTCCCGATGGCGTGGCCGGGGATTTGTACATCGGCGGCATCGGCTTGGCACTGGGCTATTGGCGCGATCCCGAGCGCACGGCGGCGGCGTTCATCGTCCACCCCGCGAACGGCGAACGGCTGTACCGTACCGGCGATTTGGCCCGGTGGCGCGAGGCAGGTCTGCTCGAATTCCTGGGGCGGCGTGACGGTCAAGTCAAGATCGATGGCTTCCGGGTGGAACTGGGCGAAATCGAAGCCGTGTTGCGGACCCATCCGGTGGTGCGCGAGGCGGTGGCGGTGGCTCCCGCCGACGGCCAGGGCCGCAGGCGCTTGGCCGCGTTCTGCCTGCTCGATGCCGATACGTCCCCGGCGGTATTGCTCGACCACCTGAGGAGCCGCCTGCCCGCGTATATGATTCCCAAGGAACTGCGTATCTTGGATCGCCTGCCCCTGAACGATAACGAGAAGATCGACCGCCGCGCCCTGGCGGAATGGGCGTTCCGGGCCGGGACCGAGCCGCCCGTGCCGACAGCGGCGGTCGATGCCGGTGAACTGGAACGACGCTTGACGGCGCTGTGGGGCGATATCATCGGCGAGGCGCGGGGAACCCCTTGTGTGCCGGACCCCCGCCGCAATTTGTTCGAGTTGGGAGCCGATAGCCTGATGGCGGTGGTCGCCAGCCGCCGCATCGTCCGCGACCTGGGCGTTTCTTGCACCGTGACCGAGATTTTCAGCCACGCCACCATCGCCCGTTTAGCCAAGGCGCTGGCGGAACGGATGCCACGCGCAGCCGTTCCGCCCGTGTCCGCCGTCCCGTCCGTCGCCAGTGCCGCGCCCCCCGTGCGGGCCGACCGGCGACGGGCGTTCCGTTCCCGACTGGATTGA